Proteins encoded within one genomic window of Gimesia chilikensis:
- a CDS encoding GYF domain-containing protein has protein sequence MASLYVTRGTETEGPLTRQALKELASQGKISPRDQIREGMSGTGIQAREIPGLLPTLKKSSIPTRPRGRKSRERVHDLDLESIPLLTIEQKEWIVIICGSIFMGSLLLIPLIQALVNLF, from the coding sequence ATGGCAAGTCTATATGTGACCCGTGGAACCGAAACCGAAGGTCCTTTGACCCGGCAGGCGCTGAAAGAACTCGCATCACAGGGAAAAATCTCTCCCCGGGACCAGATTCGCGAGGGAATGTCAGGCACAGGAATCCAGGCACGCGAGATCCCCGGACTGTTACCAACCCTCAAGAAGTCCAGTATTCCGACTCGTCCCCGAGGCAGGAAATCAAGAGAGCGGGTACACGATCTGGATCTCGAATCCATCCCGCTGCTGACAATCGAGCAAAAAGAATGGATCGTCATTATCTGTGGTTCGATCTTTATGGGCAGCCTGTTGCTGATTCCCCTGATCCAGGCTCTTGTGAACCTGTTTTAG
- a CDS encoding creatininase family protein, with the protein MSAEPAMRPWILAETNYAHVKECSYEVAVLPMGATEPHNLHLPYGTDTFEAEAIGSRVCEAAWQRGAKVVMLPPIPYGTETNQSAFPLSMNVNPSTLGQIISDLVDSLANHGVDKLLILNSHGGNDFKPLLRELHGTTPVQIFLADWFRGTTADVKPQIFENPDDHAGEMETSLALAFFPHLVVRDPESGALLADEGATNPTRFTAVNSGWVSITRPWHLLTTNTGSGNPHQASAEKGEKLMQILVERLSDFLVELSEAELDEQFPF; encoded by the coding sequence GTGTCTGCAGAACCTGCGATGCGTCCCTGGATTTTAGCTGAAACCAACTATGCGCATGTCAAAGAATGTTCCTACGAAGTAGCGGTGCTGCCGATGGGGGCTACCGAGCCACATAATCTGCATCTGCCGTACGGGACTGATACGTTCGAAGCCGAAGCCATCGGTTCACGTGTCTGTGAAGCAGCCTGGCAGCGGGGAGCGAAGGTTGTGATGCTGCCCCCCATCCCTTACGGCACCGAGACGAACCAGAGTGCGTTCCCGTTATCCATGAATGTGAATCCTTCCACACTGGGGCAGATCATTTCTGATCTGGTCGATTCCCTCGCGAATCATGGAGTGGATAAGCTGCTGATTTTGAACAGCCACGGGGGGAACGATTTCAAACCATTGTTGCGAGAACTGCATGGTACCACACCGGTCCAGATCTTTCTGGCTGACTGGTTTCGCGGGACCACCGCTGACGTGAAGCCTCAAATCTTTGAGAATCCCGACGATCATGCCGGGGAGATGGAAACCTCGCTCGCTCTGGCATTTTTCCCTCATCTGGTCGTCCGGGATCCTGAGTCTGGTGCGCTATTAGCTGACGAGGGGGCCACGAATCCGACCCGCTTTACTGCCGTCAATTCAGGCTGGGTGAGCATTACGCGTCCCTGGCATCTGTTGACCACCAATACGGGGTCCGGAAATCCACATCAGGCATCTGCTGAAAAAGGGGAAAAGCTGATGCAGATTCTGGTGGAGCGATTGTCCGATTTTCTGGTCGAACTCTCCGAGGCGGAACTGGATGAGCAATTTCCGTTTTAG